From a region of the Daphnia magna isolate NIES linkage group LG1, ASM2063170v1.1, whole genome shotgun sequence genome:
- the LOC116926947 gene encoding translocation protein SEC62-like: MASKVEKRKVSKAKKKDYFTASKAVDKLLTSPWSSPGTNKEEPLFTTRESVVQYLDLLLRKKFFHRARKIPVSEQELKARSKKKRKEKGKEDGGKK, encoded by the exons ATGGCTAGTAAagtagaaaagagaaaagtatctaaggcaaagaaaaaagat tACTTCACAGCATCCAAAGCAGTTGACAAACTGTTGACGTCACCCTGGAGCTCCCCAGGAACAAATAAAGAAGAACCCCTTTTCACTACACGAGAATCAGTGGTTCAGTACCTTGACCT attattgaggaaaaaattctttcataGAGCTAGAAAAATACCAGTTTCTGAACAGGAACTGAAAGctcgttcaaaaaaaaaaagaaaagaaaaaggaaaagaggatggtggaaaaaaatga